CATTTTACAGCGATGTTCTCGGGTTTGATCTGACGCAACGCTTCGGGGACTCTGCAGCCTTCTTGGGGGCTGGCGGCTATCACCATCACATTGGTTTGAATACGTGGCACAGCAAAGATGGCACGCCGCCGCCGGACGGTCACACCGGACTTTATCATGCCGCTTTTCTCTATGCAGATCGCGCATCGCTGGCGCGCGTACTAAAGCGTGTTGGCAACGCGGGCATTGAGCTGGACGGGGCAGCAGATCACGGCGTCAGCGAGGCGGTCTATTTGCGTGACCCAGATGGCAACGGCGTCGAACTATATTGGGACCGCGCACCCAAAGACTGGCCGCGCCAAGCCAACGGCGATTTGGCCATGGTCAATGATCGCCTGGATGTGACCGCTTTGCTGGCGGAAGCTGATTGAGCAATCACACCTACGCCCTGCATGGACAATCGGGCTGTACTACGGCAATTTCTGATCGAACAGATCAGGGTGAGAACAAACATGGCGACTGGATTTTTCTGGGACGAAAAGTGCTTTTGGCATGCTGGTGGCAATTATTCTTATACCCTTCCAATTGGTGGCCATGTTCAACCCCTCGCCGCTGGCGGTTTGCCTGAAAATCCGGAAACGAAACGCCGGTTGAAGAACCTCATGGATGTTACAGGTATTTCCAACGATCTGGACATGCGTTCAGCCCCAATGGCGCGCGACGAGGATCTGCTGCGGGTGCATCCTCAATCCTATCTTACGGAATTCAAACGTCTTTCAGACGCGGGCGGTGGAGAGTTGGGTCGTCGCACCCCCTTCGCAACAGGCGGCTATGAAATCGCGGCGCTCTCAGCCGGGCTTGCTGTAGCCGCCGTGGATGCCGTGATGACCGGAGAATTGGAAAACGCTTACGCGCTGTCGCGTCCGCCCGGTCACCATTGCCTACCCGATTTTCCAAATGGCTTCTGCCTTCTGGCCAATATCGCAATCGCCATCGAAGCGGCCCAATCCAAAGGGCTGGCGGGGCGCGTGGTCGTGCTGGACTGGGACGTGCATCATGGCAATGGCACCGAGGCTATATACTATGATCGCGATGACGTTCTGACCATTTCGCTGCATCAAGAGGGGAATTACCCACTTGATACAGGTGCCATTACGGACCGGGGAAAGGGCGCAGGCGTTGGGTATAACGTAAACCTGCCCCTGCACGCGGGGGCCGGACACACTGCCTATTTGCACGCGATGGACACAATTGTTTTGCCGCAGATCGAAAAGTTCAATCCCGACATCATCATTGTCGCTTGCGGCTTTGACGCCAGCGCGATTGATCCACTGGCGCGCATGCTGGCCACGGCGGAAACCTTCCGGCAAATGACCCTGCGGGTTAAGAAAGCTGCTGAAAACATATGTGACGGACGCCTCGTGCTTGTGCATGAAGGGGGTTATTCCGAAGTCTACGTACCGTTTTGTGGCCACGCGACGTTAGAAGCGCTTTCCGGCAGCGCTGTTACAGCCCCCGACCCTCTCGGCCCAGCCCTCGAAATTCGACAGCCAGGTCCCCGGTTTGATAAGTTTCTTAGAGACGAAATCGACCACCTTGCCCAACAACTTTGACGACTGGATCCATCCTTATGCCTACTGCGAACCCGCAAGCCCTCGACTTTCTGCTGACCCGAAGATCTCGGCCTGCCAAAACCCTTACAACGCCTGTTCCTTCAGAAGCAGAGTTGAAACCTTTGTTGCAAGCAGCCGCCCGCACGCCGGATCATGGCAAGCTCGAACCCTGGCGTTTCATCGTAATCGAAAAACCGGCAATGGCGCGACTGGCCGAAGTTGCAGAAACACGCGGGCGCGCACTTGGACTGGACGCGGAGCAGGTCACCAAAGGACGCGGTCAATTCGATCAGGGGCATTTGGCCGTTGCTGTCATCGAAGTTCAAAGACCTACCGAAAAGATCCCCGCACTTGAGCAAACCTATTCTGCGGGCGCCGTATGCCTAGCGCTTTTGAACGCAGCACTTACATCGGGCTGGGGCGCAAATTGGCTGAGCGGATGGCCAAGCCATGACCGGGATTTCATGCAAGACGCTCTGGGTCTGCAACTGAATGAAAGAATCGCAGGCTTTATCCACATTGGAACAGAGACTTCAACACCGCCGGATCGACCACGGCCAGATCTGGACAGCATCACGACCTGGGTGACAGAATGATCTTCAATGCTTTCTTTGCCGCTCTGGGGCAAATGACCGACCCGCGGTTTCGCCGCGTTCTACTTCTTGGCATTGCGCTGACGTTGGCGCTCCTGATCGCGGTTTCGACCGTTTTCATTTGGCTTGTGGGCAGCATGGTCGGGGATCAGACGTCGCTTCCGTTCATCGGCGAAGTCACGTGGTTGAACGATTTGGTGGGCTGGGGATCCGCGTTACTGTTGGCCGTTCTCTCGACCTTTCTTATGGTGCCCGTTGCTTCGGCGATCACCTCCATGTTTCTCGACACAGTCGCTCAGGCGGTGGAAGACGAACACTACCCGAACTTGCCAAAAGCAAATTCCGTTCCTTTCGGCGACGCGCTGCGCGACACGGTGAACTTTCTAGGAGTGCTACTTGGCGCCAATATTCTGGCGTTGGTGTTGTATCTGGTTTTTGCGCCAGCCGCACCTTTGATCTTTTGGGGCCTGAATGGCTTTCTGCTGGGTCGGGAATACTTCACGCTTGCTGCCATGCGTCGCGTGGGTCGCGCAGAGGCGAAAACCTTACGCTCCCGTCACATGTTGAAAATATGGATGGCAGGTTTCCTGATGGCGATCCCGCTGTCCGTGCCGCTGCTGAATCTGGTGATCCCTATTTTAGGTGCCGCGACTTTTACCCACTTGTTTCATTTGCTGACGCAGCAGGCGCCCCGCGGTTGAACCAATCCAGATCGCGCACTGTGATGACTTCAAAAATGATAATGGACGAAATCATGACCCATAAAACCACACTAATCGCCGTCGTGATCCACGCTTTTTTCCGCAGGTTGTGAACTTCTGGCGCGCCCGCATGTGTGCCCGGGACAATTTCGCCCAAATCCCCTTGTGTCTGCACGCGAATGGGCAACACGATGAGAAAAGTCATCGACCAGATCACCGCAAACAACACCATCGCTGACGTAATTCCCATGATTTTGCTCCCTCTTCAGACCTGTTCCAACTCAACCAGACAACCGTTGAAATCTTTGGGGTGCAAAAATAACACCGGCTTGCCATGAGCACCGATCTTGGGCTCGCCAGACCCCAAAACGCGCGCACCTGTCGCCACCAAATGATCCCGGGCGGCCAGAATATCGTCAACCTCATAACACACGTGGTGCATGCCACCGGAAGGGTTTTTGTCCAGAAAAGCCTGAATTGGGCTGTTCTCGCCCAAGGGGTAAAGCAGTTCGATCTTGGTATTGGGCAATTCGATGAATACTACAGTGACGCCATGATCCGGTTCATCTTGCGGAGCACCGACATTGGCACCCAGGGCGTGGCGGTACTGATCCGCCGCGGCCTTCAGATCCGGCACGGCCATTGCAACGTGATTCAATCTGCCAATCATGAGACGAACTCCCCTGTTGTATCTGTTGCGGCGCTTATGCTTGTGCTGCTCTCTGGATGCAAGGGACGCACTACCGCAGTTCTATGGCAGCAATTAACGCGCTGTTAGCCATATGTACGCCATGTTGAGTCGAAACCCGAGTCACCCCGGAGTCGATCATGGATAAGACGGATCCTTTTGCCGCCACAGTACCTGCGCCCACCGCAACACGTCCTCTTTTGGGCCTGACGGTTTTGGTGATTGAAGACAGCCGTTTTGCCTGTGAAGCGATGCGATTGTTATGCCTGCGCAGCGGAGCCCGCATTCGTCGGGCTGATTGTCTACGTTCTGCGCGACGGCATTTGCAAGTGTATCGCCCGTCCGTGGTGATTGTGGATCTTGGCTTGCCGGACGGGAGCGGTGTCGACCTGATTACAGAGCTCACGCAGACTGAACCACGTGTTGACGTCGTATTGGGCACATCCGGCGATTTGGATGGCCATGCAGTGACCATGGGAGCAGGCGCAGACGGGTTTTTGGAAAAACCGATAACATCGCTTGCCGCGTTTCAGCAGGAGGTCTTGTCTAATCTGCCTGCAGATCGCCAACCCAGTGGTTTGCGTCAGCTTTCTGACGAAGTGATCCAGCCTGATCGTATGGCGTTCCAGGATGACATGGCGCATATCGCCGACGTCCTGCAAGATCCTGCAGATGAGCAGGCCTTGGACTACGTAGCGCAGTTCGTGGGTGGTGTCGCGCGCTCTGCCCATGATCACATCTTGGAAAAAGCGGCTACTGACCTCGCTCAAAAACGGGCGTCCGGTGAACCCAGCAGCAACGAAGCTGCTGCAATTGCCGGGTTGATCCAAGAGCGGCTAACACAAAAACTCGCGATCTAAAGCGCCGGATCACTGGCGACGCGTACCGAACGTGTCAGATCGCCCAAGCGCTTGCGCTGGACGCCATTTGCATCAAAATTCTGAGGCGCGAGCCATGTTTCGAATGCTGTTTTCAGGGCGGGCCACTCGCTGTCAATCACGGCAAACCAGGCGGTGTCACGATTATGACCCTTGGCGATTGTGGCCTGCCGGAACACGCCTTCAAAGCTGAACCCATATCTTTGTGCAGCACGGCGCGATCCCAGATTGAGCGCATTGCATTTCCACTCATAACGCCGATAGCCTTGGGAAAAGCTCCATTGCATCATCAGAAACATCGCCTCTGTCGCGGCTCGCGTGCGCTGGAGTGACGGGCTGTAATTGATATGCCCCACTTCGATGGAACCGTTTCTTGGATCTATGCGCAGAAAACTTGCAACGCCTTCCCAATTTCCGGACTCAAGATTTCGGACAGCGTAGAAAACAGTGGATTTGTCCTGTACCGTCTCGTGGACCCAGTGACGGTAAAGCTCGAATGACGCAAACGGGCCATAGGGCAAGTAATCCCAAACAGTGTCTTGCTTTTCAAAGGATTGGTAAAGCGATACGGAATGCAAATCTGCATCCAGCTTTTCTAACTGGGCATATTGCCCGCGCATCGGCGCGCCTACCGGTTCACAAGGGGGCGTCCAGTCGGGAACCGGCATACCAAGATCTATCGATTTCATATGCACACGTTAGAATCTAATGCTCCTCACGCCAACCAATTCCATCATGAATTGACACTTAGTCTTGCGGGATGACGCGCAACCCAAGATCCATCAATTGGTCACTACTCGGGTCTGACGGAGCGGACATCATCAAGTCTTCTGCGCGTTGGTTCATTGGAAACAGGATCACTTCGCGAAT
This genomic interval from Paracoccaceae bacterium contains the following:
- a CDS encoding VOC family protein yields the protein MSQTPHASVGHVHLKVADLDRAIAFYSDVLGFDLTQRFGDSAAFLGAGGYHHHIGLNTWHSKDGTPPPDGHTGLYHAAFLYADRASLARVLKRVGNAGIELDGAADHGVSEAVYLRDPDGNGVELYWDRAPKDWPRQANGDLAMVNDRLDVTALLAEAD
- a CDS encoding class II histone deacetylase — its product is MATGFFWDEKCFWHAGGNYSYTLPIGGHVQPLAAGGLPENPETKRRLKNLMDVTGISNDLDMRSAPMARDEDLLRVHPQSYLTEFKRLSDAGGGELGRRTPFATGGYEIAALSAGLAVAAVDAVMTGELENAYALSRPPGHHCLPDFPNGFCLLANIAIAIEAAQSKGLAGRVVVLDWDVHHGNGTEAIYYDRDDVLTISLHQEGNYPLDTGAITDRGKGAGVGYNVNLPLHAGAGHTAYLHAMDTIVLPQIEKFNPDIIIVACGFDASAIDPLARMLATAETFRQMTLRVKKAAENICDGRLVLVHEGGYSEVYVPFCGHATLEALSGSAVTAPDPLGPALEIRQPGPRFDKFLRDEIDHLAQQL
- a CDS encoding nitroreductase, with product MPTANPQALDFLLTRRSRPAKTLTTPVPSEAELKPLLQAAARTPDHGKLEPWRFIVIEKPAMARLAEVAETRGRALGLDAEQVTKGRGQFDQGHLAVAVIEVQRPTEKIPALEQTYSAGAVCLALLNAALTSGWGANWLSGWPSHDRDFMQDALGLQLNERIAGFIHIGTETSTPPDRPRPDLDSITTWVTE
- a CDS encoding EI24 domain-containing protein: MIFNAFFAALGQMTDPRFRRVLLLGIALTLALLIAVSTVFIWLVGSMVGDQTSLPFIGEVTWLNDLVGWGSALLLAVLSTFLMVPVASAITSMFLDTVAQAVEDEHYPNLPKANSVPFGDALRDTVNFLGVLLGANILALVLYLVFAPAAPLIFWGLNGFLLGREYFTLAAMRRVGRAEAKTLRSRHMLKIWMAGFLMAIPLSVPLLNLVIPILGAATFTHLFHLLTQQAPRG
- a CDS encoding DUF1467 family protein; translation: MGITSAMVLFAVIWSMTFLIVLPIRVQTQGDLGEIVPGTHAGAPEVHNLRKKAWITTAISVVLWVMISSIIIFEVITVRDLDWFNRGAPAASANETSG
- the mce gene encoding methylmalonyl-CoA epimerase, translated to MIGRLNHVAMAVPDLKAAADQYRHALGANVGAPQDEPDHGVTVVFIELPNTKIELLYPLGENSPIQAFLDKNPSGGMHHVCYEVDDILAARDHLVATGARVLGSGEPKIGAHGKPVLFLHPKDFNGCLVELEQV
- a CDS encoding response regulator, with the translated sequence MDKTDPFAATVPAPTATRPLLGLTVLVIEDSRFACEAMRLLCLRSGARIRRADCLRSARRHLQVYRPSVVIVDLGLPDGSGVDLITELTQTEPRVDVVLGTSGDLDGHAVTMGAGADGFLEKPITSLAAFQQEVLSNLPADRQPSGLRQLSDEVIQPDRMAFQDDMAHIADVLQDPADEQALDYVAQFVGGVARSAHDHILEKAATDLAQKRASGEPSSNEAAAIAGLIQERLTQKLAI
- a CDS encoding GNAT family protein is translated as MKSIDLGMPVPDWTPPCEPVGAPMRGQYAQLEKLDADLHSVSLYQSFEKQDTVWDYLPYGPFASFELYRHWVHETVQDKSTVFYAVRNLESGNWEGVASFLRIDPRNGSIEVGHINYSPSLQRTRAATEAMFLMMQWSFSQGYRRYEWKCNALNLGSRRAAQRYGFSFEGVFRQATIAKGHNRDTAWFAVIDSEWPALKTAFETWLAPQNFDANGVQRKRLGDLTRSVRVASDPAL